A genomic segment from Syntrophotalea acetylenivorans encodes:
- a CDS encoding glycosyltransferase family 39 protein: MKSFYKQTTENIIRRINSFFLLLIILEIVLKFLLVTRHKIGWDEFYFLSIVHSFKRNELIQPFQSFHVHLLGWIPGFAENEVVQVIAARCFLLLLLIASGIFLYLISREFLNKSGALFSVFCWLSFSNIINHGASLRADSFCTFFFLLAAFALLRVNRGRLWAAIAGIAMGLSVLVSIKAVIHLASLFALLGFLLFISHQKKLCLKKIALFSALVALTFGLGFILHRQTLVQTTLLAEQDFISRTSSQARVFDEFFPKVGYFSDSLRKNLITWWLLGVGVFYSIFDLKKGTNKRVVVLLAFLVPIFTLPFYRNAFPYYYFFIIAPAILFCGFLPHRILQDFQKTGSKALLLPLAIICLPIAGSAAFHYYKAFNKPNKPQEEILSVVHKMFPAPVPYIDGCSAVSSFPKVGFFMSNWGFENYFAAGKPLFRNILQEQQPQFILADTPHLDFRLPRNHIFFEINHDFFEKDKHVLVNNFVRYWGMIWLPGKVLQNLTAGKQQSFEILIPGPYVVDSSHPVVIDNKNLKPGEKAILTPGNHLIEAKENNQKIVLRWDKIEYIPTTPPPEISTFYGF, from the coding sequence ATGAAAAGTTTTTACAAGCAAACAACTGAAAACATTATACGCCGTATAAATTCATTTTTTTTGCTATTAATTATTTTAGAAATAGTTTTAAAGTTTTTATTGGTGACAAGACATAAAATAGGTTGGGATGAATTCTATTTCCTATCAATTGTACATTCTTTTAAAAGAAATGAACTTATCCAACCTTTTCAAAGTTTTCATGTCCACCTTTTAGGATGGATACCAGGATTTGCTGAAAACGAGGTCGTTCAGGTCATAGCTGCACGATGCTTTCTCCTCCTGCTCCTTATTGCCTCCGGTATATTTCTCTACCTGATTTCTCGGGAGTTTTTAAATAAAAGCGGGGCTCTGTTTTCTGTTTTTTGCTGGCTTTCTTTTTCCAATATTATCAACCATGGTGCCAGTTTAAGAGCCGACTCCTTTTGCACCTTCTTTTTCCTGTTGGCGGCCTTTGCCTTGTTGCGGGTAAACAGGGGGCGATTATGGGCAGCCATTGCCGGTATCGCTATGGGTTTATCCGTTCTGGTCTCTATCAAAGCTGTCATTCATCTTGCGTCGCTTTTCGCATTGCTAGGCTTTTTACTTTTTATTTCTCATCAAAAAAAACTGTGTCTTAAAAAAATAGCCCTTTTTTCTGCCCTTGTAGCTTTAACTTTTGGCCTTGGTTTTATCCTTCATCGCCAAACATTAGTTCAAACAACGTTGTTGGCAGAACAAGACTTCATCAGCCGAACCTCGTCGCAAGCCAGAGTTTTTGATGAATTTTTCCCAAAGGTAGGATACTTTTCCGATTCCCTAAGAAAAAACCTGATTACATGGTGGCTGCTGGGGGTCGGAGTCTTTTACTCAATTTTTGACCTGAAAAAGGGGACAAACAAAAGAGTTGTTGTTCTTCTTGCCTTCCTGGTGCCTATTTTTACCCTTCCCTTTTATCGCAACGCATTCCCTTACTACTACTTTTTCATAATCGCTCCGGCAATTCTATTTTGCGGATTCCTGCCGCATAGAATTCTGCAGGATTTTCAAAAGACAGGTTCCAAAGCCCTATTGCTCCCCCTTGCCATTATTTGTCTGCCAATCGCAGGCAGCGCCGCATTTCACTACTATAAAGCCTTCAACAAACCAAACAAGCCGCAAGAGGAAATCCTAAGCGTCGTCCACAAAATGTTTCCCGCCCCTGTTCCCTACATAGACGGATGTTCTGCTGTTTCATCTTTCCCGAAAGTGGGATTTTTTATGAGCAATTGGGGCTTTGAAAACTATTTTGCTGCTGGAAAGCCCCTTTTCCGAAATATCCTACAGGAACAGCAACCACAATTCATTTTAGCGGATACACCTCATCTGGATTTCAGACTTCCCCGAAATCATATATTTTTTGAAATAAACCATGATTTTTTTGAAAAGGACAAACACGTATTAGTAAATAACTTTGTAAGATACTGGGGAATGATATGGTTGCCGGGGAAGGTTTTACAGAACCTGACTGCAGGTAAGCAGCAATCTTTTGAAATACTAATCCCAGGACCTTATGTTGTCGATAGTAGCCATCCTGTTGTCATCGACAACAAAAATTTAAAGCCTGGTGAGAAAGCAATACTAACGCCTGGCAATCATCTAATTGAAGCCAAAGAAAACAATCAGAAAATCGTTTTGCGTTGGGATAAAATAGAATATATACCGACAACCCCTCCTCCCGAGATATCCACCTTTTATGGATTTTAA
- a CDS encoding glycosyltransferase family 2 protein: MKLIIQIPCFNEADTLPLTLANLPRHLDGIETVEWLVIDDGSVDNTAQIAEQCGVDHVIKHIRNQGLAKTFMTGVDACLKLQADIIVNTDADNQYNADDIPKLIYPILDGSADFVIGSRPISSIKHFSSLKKILQKFGSWSVRVASKTDIVDAPSGFRAISREAALRLNVFNEYTYTLETIIQAGQKNMSILSVPIRVNGVTRPSRLIKSIPFYIYKSLLTISRIFVVYRPFRFFMIIGVFLFTLGFLLGIRFLLFYFGGEGSGHIQSVILSGILLVIGFQTILVGIIADLLSVNRKILEDIQLRIKLGGL; the protein is encoded by the coding sequence ATGAAACTTATAATCCAAATCCCTTGTTTCAATGAAGCCGATACCTTACCTCTGACCTTGGCTAACTTGCCTCGTCATTTAGACGGGATTGAAACGGTTGAATGGTTGGTAATTGATGATGGAAGTGTAGATAATACAGCTCAAATAGCCGAACAATGTGGTGTAGACCACGTTATCAAGCATATTAGAAACCAGGGATTGGCCAAAACATTCATGACAGGAGTAGATGCATGTCTTAAGCTCCAAGCAGATATAATTGTCAATACGGATGCCGACAATCAATATAATGCTGATGACATTCCGAAACTGATTTATCCAATTCTTGATGGAAGTGCCGATTTTGTAATAGGTTCAAGACCAATTTCCTCTATCAAACATTTTTCGTCACTAAAAAAGATCTTGCAAAAGTTTGGAAGTTGGTCTGTCAGAGTTGCAAGTAAAACGGATATAGTAGATGCCCCCAGCGGATTCAGGGCAATCAGTCGTGAGGCCGCTTTACGTCTGAATGTTTTCAATGAATATACCTATACCCTTGAAACTATCATTCAGGCCGGTCAGAAAAACATGTCCATCTTATCCGTTCCAATTCGTGTCAACGGCGTAACACGCCCTTCCCGCCTTATAAAAAGCATTCCATTTTATATTTACAAGTCTCTTCTAACAATCTCTAGAATTTTTGTTGTATACAGACCATTTCGGTTCTTCATGATAATCGGTGTTTTTCTCTTTACGTTAGGTTTTCTACTAGGGATACGATTCCTCCTATTTTATTTCGGCGGTGAAGGGTCCGGACATATTCAATCAGTGATCTTATCTGGGATTTTATTAGTCATTGGATTCCAAACTATTTTGGTTGGAATAATTGCTGACCTACTTTCAGTCAACAGGAAAATCCTTGAAGATATACAGTTAAGAATTAAACTTGGTGGGCTTTAA
- a CDS encoding glycosyltransferase, whose protein sequence is MRVVAWGTYDKGKPRVRILLDGLRQNGIEIVECHADIWNGVEDKACMRKSWKLVPVLLRWIFSYPKLVINYLLLPKHDAVFVGYMGHLDAIVLWPFAKLRGVPVIWDAFLSIYNTIVEDRGLTRRLNPLSFIVCILEFLACCASNLILLDTNSHIDYFCKKYPLPPEKFLRVFVGVENNYFSELTSPYKAPQPNEPLKILFYGQFIPLHGIEHIISTARLLEEQNIEFTIIGNGQEKEKIDNMLTNYPLPKLKWILWVPYKNLSEWIGDADICLGIFGNSQKASQVIPNKVFQVLACGKPLITRDSPAIRELLTPEMPGIRLVPPADPNRMAEAILDMREELISIPPEVLHQNLIKTLIPKAIGKTLKPTLVALVKSPKGTF, encoded by the coding sequence ATGAGAGTCGTAGCTTGGGGAACCTATGATAAAGGAAAGCCAAGAGTCAGGATACTACTAGATGGTTTAAGGCAAAATGGCATTGAAATAGTCGAATGTCACGCGGATATATGGAATGGAGTCGAAGACAAGGCTTGTATGAGAAAAAGCTGGAAATTGGTTCCGGTTTTATTAAGGTGGATTTTTTCATACCCAAAGCTAGTTATAAATTACCTTTTATTGCCTAAACATGATGCTGTTTTTGTTGGGTATATGGGGCACCTGGATGCAATCGTATTATGGCCATTTGCCAAATTAAGGGGAGTTCCAGTTATTTGGGATGCCTTTCTTTCAATCTACAACACCATAGTAGAGGATCGCGGCTTAACAAGACGCCTGAATCCACTTTCATTTATTGTATGTATTCTTGAATTCCTTGCCTGTTGTGCAAGCAATTTAATTCTTTTAGACACCAATTCCCACATAGATTATTTTTGTAAAAAATATCCTCTTCCACCCGAGAAATTCCTGAGGGTTTTCGTTGGTGTTGAAAATAATTATTTCTCTGAATTGACAAGCCCTTACAAGGCACCCCAACCAAACGAGCCATTAAAAATTTTATTTTATGGGCAATTCATACCCCTGCACGGAATTGAACACATAATTTCAACAGCAAGGTTGCTGGAAGAGCAAAATATTGAATTTACTATAATTGGAAATGGACAGGAAAAAGAAAAAATCGATAATATGCTTACCAATTATCCACTTCCAAAACTGAAATGGATTCTTTGGGTGCCTTACAAAAATCTTTCCGAGTGGATTGGTGATGCAGACATATGCCTTGGAATCTTTGGAAATTCACAAAAAGCGTCTCAAGTAATCCCAAACAAAGTATTTCAAGTGCTTGCTTGTGGCAAACCGCTCATCACCCGAGATTCACCGGCAATTCGGGAACTTCTGACGCCCGAAATGCCAGGCATTAGGCTTGTCCCACCAGCTGACCCCAATAGAATGGCTGAAGCCATACTTGACATGAGAGAAGAACTTATATCCATTCCTCCTGAAGTTCTTCACCAAAACTTGATAAAAACACTAATCCCCAAAGCCATTGGAAAGACCCTGAAGCCAACCTTAGTCGCATTGGTAAAAAGCCCAAAAGGAACCTTTTGA
- a CDS encoding class I SAM-dependent methyltransferase has protein sequence MEIIKLLPRGDILEIGCGAGAMLVDLSNAGFNCTALETSVPANQIAKELNKHHQSTSIHLEPSDNWAERFDYIFAFEVLEHNKDDKGILEHWREWLKPNGTMVLSVPAKPELWNARDVWAGHYRRYDRSSITSVLKEAGFMIEHLESYGFPLFNLLESIGAISHGKFFSRQKELPIGDKFSTAKSGIDRSFEVRIFPLQASRLGKSLMKFFFFLQTLFLKYDIGNGYIVTVTKNER, from the coding sequence TTGGAAATCATAAAACTTCTTCCACGTGGGGATATTTTAGAGATAGGCTGCGGTGCAGGGGCTATGTTGGTTGACCTTTCAAACGCTGGCTTTAACTGCACAGCCCTAGAGACATCGGTCCCTGCTAATCAAATCGCAAAAGAATTAAACAAGCACCATCAAAGCACAAGTATCCATTTAGAGCCATCTGATAATTGGGCTGAAAGATTTGATTACATATTTGCCTTTGAAGTTCTCGAACACAACAAGGACGATAAAGGAATTCTTGAACATTGGCGTGAATGGCTAAAACCAAATGGAACAATGGTCCTATCTGTACCAGCCAAACCTGAATTATGGAATGCACGTGACGTATGGGCTGGTCATTACCGCCGCTATGATAGAAGCAGTATTACTTCAGTATTAAAAGAAGCCGGCTTTATGATTGAACACCTTGAAAGTTATGGTTTCCCCCTATTCAATTTGCTAGAAAGTATTGGAGCAATTTCCCATGGCAAATTTTTTTCAAGACAAAAAGAACTCCCCATAGGAGATAAATTTTCTACCGCTAAAAGTGGCATAGATAGATCATTTGAGGTCCGAATTTTTCCTCTACAAGCAAGCCGTCTAGGGAAGTCTCTTATGAAGTTTTTCTTTTTCCTACAAACCTTATTCCTCAAGTATGATATAGGAAATGGGTATATAGTTACGGTCACAAAAAATGAACGCTAA
- a CDS encoding lysylphosphatidylglycerol synthase domain-containing protein, producing MNAKKIISFFGIFLSVISCIYFIYYFKINFSEIPRIEVYSNAYLYFSSALFLSFLPILLGGLSWHLLLGYTKITIPIKTSLFIFATSQFAKYLPGNFTHHIGRVAIASSYGLKISRVLYTMVLEFYLTLISSFILSIISLRIIDNPSLSIIPLYIPKFVKLIILSSIIFISIFSCIWIFRGKLALPFKSMPEIQTLSTHKKVLYLKNILLYILSFFSIGIVINILAVGIFNAPQINVCFLTSIFSIAWLSGFVTPGAPAGFGVRETVLVTLLEPFYGPGIAIGVSAFLRIITTSSDGLSFSIALACKKSGLILKS from the coding sequence ATGAACGCTAAAAAGATTATATCCTTCTTCGGAATTTTTTTATCGGTTATTTCCTGTATATATTTTATATATTATTTTAAAATCAATTTCTCTGAGATTCCAAGAATAGAAGTTTATTCTAATGCTTATTTATATTTCAGCTCTGCGTTATTTTTATCTTTTTTACCAATTTTACTAGGTGGACTTAGCTGGCATCTACTCCTTGGTTACACGAAAATTACTATTCCAATAAAAACCTCTCTCTTTATTTTTGCAACCTCACAATTTGCGAAATACCTACCAGGTAATTTTACTCATCATATTGGAAGAGTGGCTATTGCCAGTTCCTATGGTTTAAAAATATCACGCGTATTATATACAATGGTTCTGGAATTTTATCTAACTTTGATTTCTAGTTTTATCTTGTCTATTATTTCTTTGAGAATAATTGATAATCCATCACTTTCAATCATACCGCTTTACATACCAAAATTTGTAAAACTTATTATTTTATCTTCTATTATTTTTATTTCAATATTCTCTTGCATATGGATATTTCGGGGAAAACTAGCTCTACCGTTTAAAAGCATGCCAGAAATTCAAACTCTCTCAACTCATAAAAAGGTTTTATATTTAAAAAACATATTATTATACATTTTGAGCTTCTTCTCAATTGGTATTGTCATAAATATTTTGGCTGTTGGTATTTTTAACGCACCCCAAATAAATGTTTGTTTCTTAACTAGTATCTTTTCCATAGCCTGGCTTTCTGGCTTTGTTACACCAGGCGCTCCAGCTGGATTCGGAGTGCGTGAGACTGTTCTGGTTACTTTGCTTGAACCATTTTATGGTCCTGGAATTGCGATAGGCGTCAGTGCATTCCTGAGAATAATAACAACCTCTAGTGATGGGTTGTCTTTTTCCATCGCTCTTGCATGCAAAAAATCGGGTTTGATACTTAAAAGTTAA
- a CDS encoding DUF4242 domain-containing protein, whose translation MPKYVIEREIPGAGDLTAEDFKAISQKSCGVLEGLGPQIQWVESYVTADKIYCIYIAPNAEMVVEHAQQGGFPANSVAEVKTVISPITAEG comes from the coding sequence ATGCCTAAATACGTAATTGAACGCGAAATTCCCGGAGCTGGGGACCTGACAGCTGAAGATTTCAAGGCTATTTCCCAAAAGTCCTGTGGTGTTTTGGAAGGCCTCGGCCCTCAGATTCAATGGGTTGAAAGCTATGTGACCGCTGACAAGATTTATTGTATCTATATTGCCCCTAATGCAGAGATGGTTGTAGAGCATGCTCAGCAGGGTGGCTTCCCTGCGAACAGCGTTGCCGAAGTTAAGACCGTCATCAGTCCGATTACCGCTGAAGGTTGA
- a CDS encoding UvrD-helicase domain-containing protein, whose amino-acid sequence MKLTITDPPDIQARRQALDPSGSFIVQAPAGSGKTELLIQRILALLGVAEQPEEVLAITFTRKAAGEMRDRLVRSLESAQEPEPDADHARTTWRLARTVLENDARHDWRLLENPVRLTVQTIDSFCASLVRRMPWLSRFGAQAAIVEDANELYRLAAERVLALADHKDPCGSAACQLLSHLDNRMERLRELLVGMLARRDQWLRHLYGHRADEQRQILEGGLRSLVEGALHRLHSLLTPEERSALVRMGAFAGGNLHSQGIDNSISCLVDLTSFPKPIADEIQTWRGLADLLLTRSGTLRKRLDKNCGFLPGKKEPHASMKEAMGLLLEDFAERSAVVALFDEIRTLPPVVYEPEQWQVLQALVTLLPRAVGELWLAFKERGQCDFVQVALSAGQALGDVDAPTDLLLHLDSRIRHILVDEFQDTSWGQFLLLKKLIAGWQQGDGRSLFLVGDPMQSIYRFREAEVGLYLQARQQGIDHLRLDPLYLKTNFRSQAGIVDWVNRMFPSLFPDSEDEALGGVTYAPSVAARAPLDRPAVTLHPTVGRDDRIEAAQVVKLVRQAQQENPQGSVAVLVRARTHLKEILAAFRTAGLRFRAQEIDSLAERPVARDLLALTRALLHPGDRIAHLAVLRAPWCGLSLEDLHILSGEAQDSTMAELLRQPQRHLALSSDGRKRLERVQAVLHQSMAQRGRVSLRVLVEGAWLALGGPGCLDAAGLVDADAVLGLLEELDQGGDLLPFESLAEKLAKLYAAADPLADESLQVMTIHKAKGLEFDMVILPGLGRRPRAEDAALMRWLDLPDTGLLLAPLAPLESGARDAIYDAIGRIEKQKNDMELARVLYVAATRAKKRLHLMGYARPVGEHECRPESGSFLAKLWPAVADEFIGLERQSAVSTDGRQNNRLLRRLPGDWQLPELSNSYVGTVVDVLQPSSVARRSEETSLGPATEEGRHIGTVIHQCLESVARDGLEAWPMDRLSTERALWRIHLAQLGIAASRLDNAVDKVLLALQQTLQGERGRWLLGQHEQAECELALSGMVDGLLVHAVIDRTFIDVQGVRWIIDYKTSVPENKDSQAFLSNEGEHYRGQLAIYRRLFEEFEPGRKVRTALYFPLIDGWYELSP is encoded by the coding sequence ATGAAGTTGACCATCACAGACCCCCCGGATATTCAGGCCCGCCGCCAGGCTTTAGATCCATCGGGGTCTTTTATCGTTCAGGCACCTGCGGGGAGCGGTAAAACCGAATTGCTGATCCAACGGATTCTTGCTTTGCTCGGTGTAGCCGAACAACCAGAGGAAGTGCTGGCCATTACTTTTACTCGCAAAGCTGCCGGTGAAATGCGGGACCGCCTGGTGCGTTCCCTGGAGTCGGCCCAAGAACCGGAGCCGGATGCCGATCACGCCCGAACCACCTGGCGTCTGGCTCGGACCGTCCTGGAAAACGATGCTCGACACGATTGGCGGCTGTTGGAAAACCCGGTGCGACTGACGGTACAAACCATCGACAGTTTCTGCGCCTCTCTGGTACGTCGTATGCCCTGGTTGTCCCGTTTTGGTGCCCAGGCCGCCATCGTTGAAGACGCCAACGAGCTCTACCGACTTGCAGCCGAGCGTGTACTGGCTTTGGCTGATCATAAGGACCCTTGCGGTTCGGCCGCCTGCCAGCTGCTGTCCCATCTGGATAATCGCATGGAGAGGCTACGGGAGCTGCTGGTCGGTATGTTGGCCCGGCGGGATCAATGGTTGCGCCACCTTTACGGTCACCGGGCCGATGAGCAACGACAGATTCTTGAAGGGGGATTGCGCTCGTTGGTGGAAGGAGCGCTCCATCGTTTGCATAGCCTGTTGACTCCAGAGGAGCGAAGCGCCCTGGTGCGCATGGGGGCTTTTGCGGGAGGCAACCTGCATAGCCAGGGGATCGACAATAGCATCAGCTGTTTGGTTGATTTGACCTCTTTTCCAAAGCCGATAGCGGATGAAATCCAGACCTGGCGCGGCCTGGCCGATCTGCTGTTGACTCGCAGCGGAACTCTGCGCAAGCGCCTCGATAAGAACTGCGGCTTCCTCCCCGGAAAAAAAGAACCCCATGCATCCATGAAAGAAGCCATGGGCTTGCTGTTGGAGGATTTTGCAGAGCGGTCGGCTGTTGTCGCCCTGTTCGACGAGATACGCACCTTGCCGCCGGTGGTTTATGAACCGGAACAGTGGCAGGTTTTACAGGCCTTGGTAACTCTGTTGCCACGGGCTGTAGGCGAACTTTGGCTGGCCTTCAAGGAACGCGGCCAATGCGATTTTGTTCAAGTCGCCCTGTCGGCCGGGCAGGCCCTTGGGGATGTCGATGCGCCGACCGACCTCCTGCTGCACCTTGACAGCCGCATTCGCCATATCCTCGTAGATGAATTTCAGGATACCTCCTGGGGACAGTTTCTGCTGTTGAAGAAGCTCATCGCCGGCTGGCAGCAGGGTGACGGTCGCAGCCTGTTTCTGGTTGGCGACCCCATGCAATCCATCTATCGCTTTCGCGAGGCTGAAGTTGGATTGTATCTTCAGGCTCGTCAGCAGGGGATCGATCATCTGCGTCTTGATCCTCTCTATCTGAAGACCAATTTTCGTTCTCAGGCTGGGATCGTTGATTGGGTAAACCGTATGTTTCCCAGTCTTTTTCCAGACTCTGAGGACGAGGCCCTGGGAGGAGTCACCTATGCACCTTCGGTGGCTGCCCGTGCACCGTTGGATCGTCCCGCCGTTACCCTTCATCCAACCGTTGGCCGTGATGACCGTATAGAGGCTGCACAGGTAGTTAAGTTGGTACGTCAGGCACAACAAGAGAACCCGCAGGGCAGTGTTGCCGTTCTCGTTCGTGCGCGGACGCATCTCAAGGAAATCTTGGCGGCCTTTCGCACAGCAGGACTACGGTTCCGCGCTCAGGAGATCGATTCCCTCGCCGAACGACCCGTAGCGAGGGATTTGCTGGCCCTGACGCGGGCTTTGCTTCATCCTGGAGATAGAATCGCTCACCTGGCCGTACTGCGTGCCCCATGGTGCGGCTTGAGCCTGGAGGATTTGCATATCCTCAGCGGCGAAGCTCAGGATAGCACTATGGCGGAACTGTTGCGACAACCGCAGAGGCACCTGGCACTTTCCAGCGATGGGCGCAAACGCCTGGAGCGGGTACAAGCCGTGTTACATCAATCCATGGCACAACGGGGCAGGGTCTCGCTGCGGGTTCTGGTTGAAGGCGCGTGGCTGGCTCTTGGTGGTCCGGGGTGTTTGGATGCAGCCGGTTTGGTCGATGCCGATGCTGTACTGGGACTGCTGGAAGAACTCGATCAAGGCGGCGACCTGTTGCCTTTTGAATCTTTGGCTGAAAAACTCGCCAAACTGTATGCCGCTGCCGACCCTCTGGCTGACGAATCTCTGCAGGTCATGACCATCCACAAGGCCAAGGGGCTTGAGTTCGATATGGTGATTCTGCCGGGTCTGGGCCGTCGTCCCCGTGCCGAAGATGCGGCGCTCATGCGTTGGCTCGACCTGCCTGACACCGGTTTACTGCTGGCCCCTCTGGCCCCCTTAGAGAGTGGGGCTCGCGATGCTATTTACGATGCGATCGGTCGCATCGAAAAGCAGAAGAACGATATGGAACTTGCCCGAGTTCTGTATGTGGCCGCCACCCGCGCTAAAAAACGCCTGCACCTAATGGGTTACGCCAGACCGGTAGGTGAGCATGAGTGCCGTCCCGAGAGCGGGTCCTTCCTTGCCAAATTATGGCCGGCTGTGGCCGATGAGTTTATCGGGCTAGAACGCCAGAGTGCCGTGTCGACGGATGGTCGACAAAATAACCGTCTGTTACGGCGGTTGCCTGGTGACTGGCAACTGCCTGAACTGTCAAATAGTTACGTCGGGACAGTAGTGGATGTCTTGCAGCCCTCATCGGTAGCTCGACGTTCAGAAGAAACCAGTCTGGGGCCTGCAACGGAGGAAGGCCGTCATATCGGGACAGTTATCCATCAATGTCTTGAGTCCGTTGCTCGCGACGGGTTGGAAGCCTGGCCGATGGATCGACTCAGCACCGAACGGGCTCTGTGGCGCATTCATCTGGCCCAGTTGGGCATTGCCGCATCCCGGTTGGATAATGCCGTTGACAAGGTTCTACTGGCATTGCAACAGACTTTGCAGGGCGAAAGGGGACGCTGGTTGCTCGGCCAACACGAACAGGCCGAATGCGAATTGGCTCTGTCCGGGATGGTGGACGGGCTCTTGGTGCATGCCGTCATTGATCGCACCTTTATTGATGTGCAGGGGGTACGGTGGATTATCGACTATAAGACCAGTGTGCCAGAAAATAAGGATAGTCAAGCCTTTTTGTCCAATGAGGGCGAACATTACCGGGGGCAGCTCGCTATATACCGGCGGTTGTTTGAAGAATTCGAACCGGGTCGAAAGGTTCGCACGGCTCTTTATTTTCCTTTGATCGACGGATGGTACGAACTTTCACCTTAA